A genome region from Micromonospora peucetia includes the following:
- a CDS encoding nucleotidyltransferase family protein, which yields MVDLDVVDRLLGAPPDLHTWRVADMANRKGILGTWLSSAVARGLELSEAEGAYLRRWEQRVETLHATGVELADRYQATVLKGPAIARFYPDGLLRQSGDVDLFAPSQDVLWSCVRDLVDRRGAVPQGVSILEGPEGVHVGVAMKWPAAEPHLDKPMGADVTTFTFAGDLRGVPVRIAPVAEEDLCGLFAVAEERFQRKFRIKDLLDLLVLAEILEQRLGDDLTEVICEHAARLALAPELRQLIVRASEWVSMSERWRRTADALRPLARREKDLRRPDRQGVHRLSFGMPLDERPGAPSRVDIHRRAGSSLVTTPVGTCLLTERLVVNEDELTDALDHARSLTAPS from the coding sequence ATGGTTGACCTTGACGTCGTGGACCGCCTGCTCGGAGCACCGCCGGACCTGCACACCTGGCGCGTCGCCGACATGGCCAACCGTAAGGGAATTCTGGGCACCTGGCTCTCGTCCGCCGTCGCCCGGGGCCTTGAGCTCAGCGAGGCTGAGGGCGCCTACCTGCGACGGTGGGAACAGCGCGTCGAGACACTCCACGCCACCGGCGTCGAGTTGGCCGACCGGTACCAGGCGACAGTCCTCAAAGGCCCGGCCATCGCGCGGTTCTATCCCGATGGCCTGTTGCGGCAGTCGGGAGACGTCGACCTGTTCGCCCCCAGTCAGGACGTCCTGTGGTCCTGCGTACGGGATCTGGTCGACCGTCGGGGCGCCGTACCGCAGGGGGTCAGCATCCTGGAGGGACCCGAAGGGGTGCACGTCGGTGTGGCGATGAAGTGGCCCGCGGCCGAACCGCACCTGGACAAGCCGATGGGCGCCGACGTCACCACCTTCACCTTCGCCGGCGACCTCCGTGGGGTCCCGGTGCGGATCGCGCCCGTCGCCGAGGAGGACCTGTGCGGGCTCTTCGCCGTGGCCGAGGAACGGTTCCAGCGCAAGTTCCGGATCAAGGATCTGCTGGATCTCCTGGTCCTGGCCGAGATCCTGGAGCAGCGGCTGGGCGATGACCTCACCGAGGTGATCTGCGAACACGCCGCACGCCTGGCACTCGCTCCCGAACTGCGTCAGCTCATCGTCCGCGCGAGTGAGTGGGTGAGCATGTCCGAGCGATGGCGCCGCACCGCCGACGCGCTCCGGCCGCTGGCACGCCGCGAGAAGGACCTGCGCCGCCCCGATCGGCAGGGCGTACACAGGCTCAGCTTCGGAATGCCGCTCGACGAACGGCCCGGCGCCCCATCCCGGGTGGACATCCACCGCAGAGCCGGCAGCAGCCTGGTGACGACGCCCGTCGGCACCTGCCTGCTGACAGAACGGCTGGTCGTGAACGAGGACGAACTGACGGACGCCCTCGACCACGCCCGGTCTCTGACCGCACCTAGTTGA